A portion of the candidate division WOR-3 bacterium genome contains these proteins:
- a CDS encoding formylmethanofuran dehydrogenase subunit E family protein: MKRLTSLADAARFHGHLGPWLVLGLRAGRHAADKLKVKPFELQARVFCPSGTPYTCLLDGVQLGSGCTMGKGNIRHIRSRRVRIVFQRQARPGSLLLELRPEVWTELHLCATRHRVAAIAHSLFRRPFPALFLERPGT; the protein is encoded by the coding sequence GTGAAGCGACTAACCTCTCTTGCCGATGCCGCCCGGTTCCATGGTCACCTCGGTCCCTGGCTTGTTCTCGGACTGCGGGCCGGAAGGCATGCTGCTGATAAACTCAAGGTGAAGCCGTTTGAACTCCAGGCCCGCGTGTTCTGTCCGTCTGGTACGCCGTACACATGCTTGCTGGACGGCGTCCAGCTTGGTTCCGGCTGCACAATGGGCAAGGGCAACATCAGGCACATCCGCAGCCGCCGTGTCCGCATAGTATTCCAGCGCCAGGCCAGACCTGGCTCACTACTCTTGGAACTTCGACCTGAGGTCTGGACCGAGCTTCATCTGTGCGCAACTCGGCACCGCGTCGCCGCCATCGCCCACTCGCTTTTCCGCCGACCATTCCCGGCCCTGTTTCTTGAACGTCCGGGAACCTGA
- a CDS encoding zf-HC2 domain-containing protein, whose protein sequence is MKCNKVRRALSRLIDQDLGQSEKVMIEQHLADCAACRAELEALQADAELLRLADSPEPPPYLVARTMAEIRAEVKVSRPFWARAIPVAAAVLLAAVGAWCGAILGREFAGSRNGYTESVLAVNSEPSLYDVYQTAVEER, encoded by the coding sequence ATGAAGTGCAATAAGGTGCGAAGGGCGCTTTCGAGGTTAATTGACCAGGACCTCGGGCAGTCGGAGAAGGTGATGATTGAACAGCACCTGGCTGATTGCGCCGCGTGCCGGGCTGAGCTGGAAGCCTTGCAGGCCGATGCTGAGTTGCTGCGCTTGGCTGATTCGCCGGAACCACCACCGTATCTTGTGGCTCGGACGATGGCTGAGATAAGGGCTGAGGTGAAGGTGTCGCGTCCGTTCTGGGCCAGGGCGATTCCGGTCGCAGCCGCGGTGCTGCTTGCAGCAGTCGGAGCCTGGTGTGGCGCTATTCTTGGCCGGGAGTTTGCGGGTAGCCGCAACGGATACACCGAGAGCGTGCTTGCCGTCAATTCCGAACCATCACTGTACGATGTCTATCAGACAGCGGTGGAGGAACGATGA
- a CDS encoding sigma-70 family RNA polymerase sigma factor: protein MVKIPVSEQDLDLVRRAQAADLVAFEELVRRYQRPLFSYLYRMCGNRDEAEEMAQAALVRAWQSIKGFQGRSSFKTWLFRIGTNLAINRLQRTKPTAEIPESLPGPESEEPDETFRRRQREQLVQAALNQLPADQRSALVLCTYEDMSYSEIARAMGKTVRAVDSLLFRARQNLRKFLEPAHKKGLV from the coding sequence ATGGTAAAGATACCAGTCTCTGAACAGGACTTAGACCTGGTTCGTCGGGCCCAGGCCGCGGACCTCGTCGCTTTTGAGGAGCTGGTGCGGCGGTACCAGCGACCGCTTTTCTCATACTTGTATCGGATGTGCGGTAACCGGGATGAAGCCGAGGAAATGGCGCAGGCCGCACTGGTGCGGGCATGGCAGAGCATCAAGGGGTTCCAGGGTCGGTCGAGTTTCAAGACCTGGCTGTTCCGAATCGGGACTAACCTGGCGATAAACCGACTGCAACGTACGAAACCGACCGCGGAAATCCCGGAATCGCTGCCCGGGCCTGAGTCCGAGGAGCCGGACGAAACTTTCCGTCGAAGGCAGCGCGAGCAACTGGTGCAGGCAGCCCTGAATCAGCTCCCAGCAGACCAGCGGTCTGCTTTGGTGCTCTGTACCTACGAAGACATGAGTTACAGTGAAATTGCCCGCGCGATGGGCAAGACGGTACGGGCAGTGGATTCACTTCTGTTCCGGGCAAGGCAAAATCTGCGCAAGTTCCTGGAGCCGGCGCACAAGAAAGGGTTGGTGTGA
- a CDS encoding IS256 family transposase has translation MSEYQKEQDNARRRRERKEQRAMRRLRHKLRQDSASLLDKKALEGAQEKLQDALDEERETFLERARYERVSDEQFRGYRNGHGEPRQVHLGSGSVRVRLPRVADNAEPFESGLLPRYQRSSSAVLATLPQLYLYGISTGDFEAALECLLGVGAALSPSTIARLKQRWYLDYEAWRNEPLASHYAYIWADGIYIKVGQNKEKLALLVVMGADAEGRKRILAMIPGQRESYEQWLEVLRDLVRRGVKWVGLAVADGIPGFWRAFGEAFPEARRQRCWVHMIRNVLDKLPKARQQQAHKDLVRIYEAGSKAEAVSWIVYFADHYRLHPPAVKCLLEKQDDLLSYFDFPKEHWRHLKTTNPVESAFAPVKSRVKRAKRLMRYWSALGLVYRLLLEQETRWFRLSAPHLVAAVVAGAKYHDGVEVKLA, from the coding sequence ATGTCAGAGTATCAGAAAGAGCAGGATAATGCAAGAAGAAGGCGGGAACGCAAGGAGCAACGGGCAATGCGCCGGCTGAGACACAAGCTGCGCCAAGACTCGGCCAGCCTGTTGGATAAGAAAGCACTAGAAGGCGCCCAGGAGAAGCTACAGGATGCGCTGGATGAAGAACGGGAGACGTTTCTGGAGCGCGCCAGGTACGAGCGGGTAAGTGACGAGCAGTTCCGAGGTTATCGCAACGGCCATGGCGAGCCGCGGCAGGTCCATCTTGGCAGCGGCAGTGTTCGGGTCCGATTGCCCAGGGTGGCGGATAACGCCGAGCCCTTTGAGTCGGGTCTATTGCCGCGCTATCAAAGAAGCAGCTCTGCGGTCCTGGCTACCCTACCTCAGCTCTACCTGTATGGCATCTCGACCGGTGACTTCGAGGCGGCGCTGGAGTGCCTGTTAGGTGTCGGAGCAGCATTGAGTCCGTCCACCATTGCCCGCTTGAAACAACGGTGGTATCTGGACTACGAGGCTTGGCGGAATGAGCCTTTGGCTTCTCACTACGCCTATATCTGGGCCGACGGTATCTACATCAAGGTGGGCCAGAACAAAGAGAAACTGGCGCTTTTGGTAGTGATGGGTGCAGATGCGGAGGGCAGGAAGCGGATACTGGCGATGATACCTGGGCAGCGGGAGAGTTACGAGCAATGGCTGGAAGTGTTACGCGACTTGGTACGGCGTGGGGTCAAATGGGTTGGGCTGGCGGTGGCGGATGGTATTCCCGGGTTCTGGCGAGCGTTTGGGGAGGCGTTTCCTGAGGCCCGGCGTCAGCGGTGCTGGGTACACATGATTCGTAACGTGCTCGACAAACTGCCGAAGGCCAGGCAGCAGCAGGCGCACAAGGACCTGGTGCGGATCTATGAGGCTGGTAGCAAAGCTGAGGCGGTGAGCTGGATTGTGTACTTTGCCGACCACTATCGGTTACATCCGCCAGCAGTGAAGTGTCTGTTGGAGAAGCAGGATGACCTTCTGAGCTACTTCGACTTCCCCAAGGAGCACTGGCGGCACCTAAAGACGACCAACCCGGTTGAGTCGGCGTTTGCACCGGTGAAGAGCCGGGTGAAGCGGGCGAAGCGGCTGATGCGCTACTGGTCAGCGCTGGGACTGGTATACAGGCTTCTGCTCGAGCAGGAGACACGCTGGTTCCGGCTCAGTGCGCCGCACCTGGTTGCGGCAGTCGTTGCTGGAGCCAAGTACCATGACGGAGTCGAGGTCAAACTAGCATGA
- a CDS encoding Spy/CpxP family protein refolding chaperone gives MKTPKWTALIVLGSAAVLWAQPMAPVPAPMLAEPEHGLLEQAPPPIPGLAGLDLSPEQHEKLDKLQMSFLKETMPLGTDIRIKEMELAALWRADKLDTKSIVAKVKEIAEVRTRLEVARVMHQIDVYNILTPDQQSKVRKMLARGRGRFAGGWPRVFQPGMLRQHRGRCDRPHGIEPPDSD, from the coding sequence GTGAAAACACCGAAGTGGACTGCTCTCATTGTACTCGGATCGGCTGCCGTGCTATGGGCACAGCCGATGGCGCCTGTGCCTGCGCCGATGCTGGCCGAACCGGAACACGGTTTGCTTGAACAGGCACCGCCACCGATACCAGGGCTTGCCGGTCTTGACCTCAGTCCGGAACAGCATGAGAAACTGGACAAGCTCCAGATGTCGTTTCTTAAGGAGACAATGCCGCTGGGGACGGACATTCGTATCAAGGAAATGGAGCTGGCTGCGCTCTGGCGTGCTGATAAGCTCGATACCAAGTCAATCGTGGCCAAGGTCAAAGAGATTGCCGAGGTGCGGACCCGGCTTGAGGTAGCCAGGGTCATGCACCAGATTGACGTTTACAACATTCTTACCCCGGACCAGCAGAGCAAGGTGCGCAAAATGCTTGCGCGTGGCCGAGGTCGGTTTGCAGGAGGTTGGCCGCGCGTGTTCCAGCCCGGTATGCTTCGGCAGCACCGCGGCCGGTGCGACAGGCCGCACGGGATCGAGCCACCGGATTCGGACTAG